The genomic DNA CAGCTTCAACGGAGATGGTGATCGTGTCTTCATCCATATCTGGCAGTGCCTTTTCAAAGACACCAAGGCCACGGGAGATTTCAGTGCCATTTGCACCCCATACCCGGGCAATCTCTTCTACTTTGATACGGTACCGTGGGATATATGCACCGTACGAGATGATTCCTACCATTTTTCTTCCCTCAGTCTCTCCACGATATCTTCGATGCCCTGTGTGGTACACATAAGGGTGATATTATCCTTCTCGGCCATTTTTGGCACAATCGGATGCACATCACCAAGGCTGATACCGTGAAGCACTACGCACCGGGGCTTGAAGGGAGTAACCCGGATAGCCACCATCGGTGACTTTCCATTAGAAACTCCGGTAAAAATGAGCGCCCGCTCAGTACTCCAGCCGTATATCCGGTTAAATTCGCTTGCGGTCAGGTTCATTATCGCCCGGAGACTGTCAATTACCGTGTATCCATAAATGCTCAGATGCACCGGACCGGTAATGATATCAGCACCAATGACACTGGCGAATGTTGACAGATTAATGGGACTTTTATAATCATGGAGATCATAAATTACACCGTCCCCCATCTCTGCAAAGAGGAGGGATGCATATTTATGGATATACTTCCCGCCCTTTCCTTCATCAATGGCTAGAATACTGTCAACAATTCGTCCGATAATGGCAGTGCCCGGACTTTTTCTCCTTCCGCTTTCATAGTCACTAATGACT from Methanospirillum hungatei JF-1 includes the following:
- a CDS encoding helix-turn-helix domain-containing protein: MESGLRHRLAEKMAGEITLSDSPGKTLKKWRLSFDISQGQLSEYLGVSPSVISDYESGRRKSPGTAIIGRIVDSILAIDEGKGGKYIHKYASLLFAEMGDGVIYDLHDYKSPINLSTFASVIGADIITGPVHLSIYGYTVIDSLRAIMNLTASEFNRIYGWSTERALIFTGVSNGKSPMVAIRVTPFKPRCVVLHGISLGDVHPIVPKMAEKDNITLMCTTQGIEDIVERLREEKW